From the genome of Cryptococcus neoformans var. neoformans B-3501A chromosome 1, whole genome shotgun sequence, one region includes:
- a CDS encoding hypothetical protein (Match to ESTs gb|CF194667.1|CF194667, gb|CF193094.1|CF193094; Similar to gi|21552989|gb|AAM62414.1| steroid 5alpha-reductase [Ustilago maydis], FASTA scores: opt: 306, E(): 1.7e-13, (40.116% identity (63.953% similar) in 172 aa overlap (93-258:236-388)); HMMPfam hit to Steroid_dh, 3-oxo-5-alpha-steroid 4-dehydrogenase, score: 42.0, E(): 1.7e-09), translated as MGHHGARFSYNLFDDNRKQLSSFFESSLENTLWAVSRALCPSGYYITPDTFTKKVAPPYHCCSCGHVVQSFRCRNGYLLAVGLAFYPPKEIGWQFVLGVAGWAIGFFGNVYHDEMLNDLRRPPTKRIVMSHLPEDDASKLERYKVPRGGLFEWVSFPNYLCEWLEWTCWSFAANPYPFISVPALPYLLRAPEYRNSHTVLSIISNFYWPSWLLAPSWAFVLAEVTSMLPRAMRGHAWYKEKFGNKYPKSRKAAIPGIL; from the exons ATGGGCCATCATGGAGCTCGTTTCT CCTATAACCTTTTTGACGACAATCGTAAACAgctctcatccttctttgaaTCGTCCCTCGAGAATACTCTCT GGGCTGTATCTCGCGCATTATGCCCATCGGGCTATTATATCACCCCTGATACTTTCACCAAAAAGGTCGCCCCTCCATATCACTGTTGTTCTTGCGGCCATGTTGTTCAATCTTTT AGGTGTAGGAATGGATATCTTTTAGCCGTTGGCTTGGCTTTCTACCCCCCAAAAGAGATCGGCTGGCAATTCGTTCTCGGTGTTGCTGGATGGGCAATAGGTTTTTTTGGGAATGTCTACCATGACGAAATGCTCAACGATCTCCGTAGACCGCCTACAAAAAGAATCGTGATGAGCCATCTTCCAGAAGATGACGCTTCCAAATTGGAAAGATACAAAGTGCCGAGAGGTGGGCTCTTTGAATGGGTCTCATTTCCGAATTACCTGTGTGAATG GCTTGAATGGACCTGCTGGTCTTTTGCCGCAAACCCATATCCATTCATCTCCGTTCCAGCCCTGCCCTACTTATTACGCGCCCCCGAATATAGGAATTCTCATACGGTGCTGTCCATTATATCAAACTTTTACTGGCCCTCCTGGCTGCTCGCTCCAAGTTGGGCATTTGTGCTTGCGGAGGTGACATCTATGTTGCCAAGAGCAATGAGAGGACATGCTTGGTACAAGGAAAAGTTCGGTAACAAGTACCCGAAAAGTAGGAAAGCAGCTATTCCGGGCATACTTTAG
- a CDS encoding hypothetical protein (Match to ESTs gb|CF192200.1|CF192200, gb|CF190534.1|CF190534; HMMPfam hit to AAR2, AAR2 protein, score: 4.0, E(): 1e-12), whose translation MDQLSAEQAQALWEAGGFLIITDLPEGSEFGIDGTFHTVRKFSGIKFLPPGFHFIAWSPPPSSTTAGPSVIPIRQAFVRNFSAKERYAVHYDKDTENISLPENGTVISDDNLKTLDKELAPYPFERFEAWKSLTSHITPTILQSVIGPDGKVDGLMPVIDQEEDTLTRDMREKLEEIKRRSQNFGFTKSLMFVRFSLKKSWRDGAVGEEVTVYSKDKSWLLGNVIDEQLDRNPTALLGHLQLSFIFFLQISSYSSLLAYQRILALLCQSSSFLISPSTFLSPPKRNPNAHVGEGMKIIYKELLKTLRVEIEALPDGVFDTELPEMDVFYLDQLESLRKNLASAIWGEVEEGTTWTELERQSFKSLWNALRDSAWKKWKWDIDELSHRVDEEDEDEEGEYAPVVIEI comes from the exons ATGGACCAGCTCAGCGCAGAACAAGCGCAAGCATTATGGGAGGCTGGTGgctttctcatcatcactgATCTGCCAGAAGGCAGTGAATTTGGTATAGACGGAAC GTTTCATACCGTGCGGAAATTCTCAGGCATCAagtttcttcctccaggATTTCATTTCATCGCCTggtctcctccaccttcatccaccaCAGCCGGGCCTTCTGTCATTCCGATTCGCCAAGCGTTCGTTCGCAACTTTTCAGCGAAAGAAAGATATGCTGTTCATTATGATAAGGATACAGAGAATATCAGCCTTCCCGAAAATGGTACGGTCATATCGGATGATAATCTCAAAACGTTAGACAAGGAACTTGCGCCTTATCCGTTCGAAAGATTTGAAGCGTGGAAATCTCTCACATCGCACATTACCCCTACTATATTACAGTCTGTCATCGGTCCTGATGGTAAAGTAGATGGCTTAATGCCAGTCATCgatcaagaggaagacaCTTTGACAAGAGATATGCGAGAGAAGCTAGAAGAAATAAAACGGAGGAGCCAGAATTTTGGTTTCACAAAGAGCTTAATGTTTGTAAGATTCAGTCTCAAAAAGAGTTGGAGAGATGGGGCGgtcggagaagaagtgacAGTGTACTCTAAAGATAAAAGCTGGCTATTGGGCAACGTGATTGACGAACAGCTTGATAGAA ATCCAACTGCACTTTTGGGCCATCTTCAGCTGTCAttcatttttttcctcCAAATCTCGTCATACTCTTCACTTTTGGCGTATCAAAGGATACTGGCGCTTTTGTGtcaatcttcatccttccttATTTCGCCATCtaccttcctctccccacCTAAACGAAACCCTAACGCCCAtgtgggagaaggaatgaAAATAATTTATAAAGAACTACTCAAAACTCTACGAGTAGAAATCGAAGCACTGCCTGATGGAGTATTTGACACAGAGCTTCCAGAAATGGATGTCTTTTATCTTGATCAGCTTGAAAGCCTTCGCAAAAACCTTGCATCTGCGATATGGGGTGAGGTCGAAGAGGGCACAACCTGGACAGAACTTGAACGACAATCTTTCAAATCTTTATGGAATGCTCTCCGCGATTCGGCGTGGAAAAAGTGGAAGTGGGATATCGATGAACTGAGCCATAgggtggatgaagaggatgaggacgaagaaggagaatacGCGCCAGTAGTCATTGAAATATAA
- a CDS encoding hypothetical protein (Similar to gi|40741298|gb|EAA60488.1| hypothetical protein AN4327.2 [Aspergillus nidulans FGSC A4], FASTA scores: opt: 267, E(): 4.9e-10, (31.383% identity (60.638% similar) in 188 aa overlap (2-182:149-323))) gives MPFGLFLDAFIFNLIPSSSPAELPTAYLAQSDLLDSTPQLLDDVPALTHFYQGKEKSLYRRTIWIGPNGSFTPFHKDPYVGIYSQIVGRKTFHLLPPDAFPYLDLSPIPRHANTSQIPVPVSRIISGVSPNEDVQDLPQGTMQKCKEQLEKAFSIPGACQVNVAAGDSVLIPEGWWHAAEGVDGPGVGVNAWFR, from the exons ATGCCTTTTG GCCTATTTCTAGATGCTTTCATATTCAATCTTATACCATCTTCGTCTCCTGCAGAACTACCAACAGCATATCTCGCCCAATCTGATTTGCTGGATTCCACGCCTCAATTATTAGACGATGTACCTGCCTTAACTCACTTTTATCAGGGTAAAGAGAAAAGCTTGTATAGGCGGACGATATGGATTGGCCCCAATGGTAGCTTTACCCCATTCCACAAAGATCCTTATGTAGGAATTTACTCGCAAA TCGTGGGCAGAAAAACATTCCACTTGTTACCACCTGATGCGTTCCCCTACCTGGATCTATCTCCTATCCCTCGACATGCCAATACATCCCAAATACCTGTCCCAGTCTCCCGGATAATATCTGGCGTATCGCCGAATGAGGACGTGCAGGATCTTCCTCAAGGGACGATGCAGAAGTGCAAAGAACAGCTTGAAAAAGCATTTTCCATACCGGGCGCATGTCAGGTCAACGTAGCCGCTGGTGACAGTGTGTTGATACCTGAAGGATGGTGGCATGCCGCTGAAGGTGTAGATGGACCTGGGGTTGGGGTCAATGCCTGGTTCAGATAG
- a CDS encoding hypothetical protein (Match to ESTs gb|CF187879.1|CF187879, gb|CF194224.1|CF194224, gb|CF187878.1|CF187878; Similar to gi|19075212|ref|NP_587712.1| putative succinate dehydrogenase cytochrome b subunit precursor. [Schizosaccharomyces pombe], FASTA scores: opt: 546, E(): 3.2e-29, (51.429% identity (75.429% similar) in 175 aa overlap (45-218:9-178)); HMMPfam hit to Sdh_cyt, Succinate dehydrogenase cytochrome b subunit, score: 120.0, E(): 5.6e-33) — protein sequence MSLIIGAGYWTNGIRWIIFDSLHLRLPLNVNSSVLLSIFAYSPPMSTSILRNSLARAVHKPSILRTTPGLMLAQRRLASTESVTAAESIALLNSQRQHRPTSPHLAIYQPQLTWYLSSLHRITGVAFGGALYLSAMAYLLHPLVPVIDSAHLIQLVHDLPGWFKGSAKFIIALPFTFHCYNGLRHLNWDIGKALTIKGVYRTGYAVLGATVLSSLYLAFFI from the exons ATGAGCCTGATAATTGGCGCCGGGTATTGGACGAATGGGATTCGGTGGATTATCTTCGATTCTCTGCATCTTCGTCTGCCTCTCAACGTCAACTCATCTGtgcttctttccatctttgccTACTCGCCCCCAAtgtccacttccatccTCCGCAACTCCCTCGCCAGGGCAGTCCACAAGC CCTCAATCCTCCGGACAACTCCTGGTCTCATGCTCGCCCAGCGACG ACTCGCCTCCACCGAGTCCGTGACTGCCGCTGAGAGCATTGCCCTTCTTAACTCCCAAAGGCAGCACCGACCTACGTCTCCTCACTTGGCCATCTACCAGCCTCAG CTCACATGGTATCTCTCCAGTTTGCATCGTATCACCGGTGTCGCTTTTGGAGGTGCCCTTTACCTTTCCGCCATGGCCTACCTACTTCACCCCCTTGTCCCTGTCATCGACTCTGCCCACCTCATTCAACTCGTGCACGACTTGCCTGGATGGTTCAAGGGAAGCGCCAAGTTCATCATCGCCCTTCCCTTTACCTTTCACTGCTACAATGGTTTGAGGCATTTGAACTGGGACATCGGAaaag CTCTTACCATTAAGGGTGTCTACCGAACAGGTTACGCTGTCCTCGGTGCCACtgtcctctcttctctctacctcgctttcttcatttAA